The following proteins are encoded in a genomic region of Vanessa tameamea isolate UH-Manoa-2023 chromosome 4, ilVanTame1 primary haplotype, whole genome shotgun sequence:
- the LOC113394543 gene encoding BTB/POZ domain-containing protein 3-like isoform X1, giving the protein MRPWSYSKFKVDIKAKQMGYNMNDLRNKSLYDRVNKLLVSYEWSDCSFSVHGKNFKAHKLILCISSPVFEAMFYGPLSTNEVITITDIEPNIFQLLLNYIYTDKVDIHSIEESYDLMYVSRKYMLEYLTEICIAYIESNISIDNVIPVLNYPDHMQDNQLVSTALKLFCQHADYLLKENKSSITSTCMQKILRCNEINILEKDLIKGVFEWTSYYCEQNEIKNNIQNRRELLIKNDLLKLLRFNTLTLNEFNEITVSKDNLLLKCEEEQMKLQMETEKMNNRVLSITDNKFLPRKTLKQQWCLCHRPPLRSESPLIVDLTNYTIHTKVKANKSTFINTLSVHSRMAPVVSYCNNLTNIYHEQFTTLVTCEEDNSIIKKIYFDSNVEHDFNIDIEFDEPMLIKKDCWYKISFIWPHQDTFYSYQYGVQSRAPCYNNGKIKFEFNDVLRISDHGGSFLRGLKFCM; this is encoded by the exons atgcgTCCCTGGTCATATTCCAAGTTCAAGGTTGATATCAAAGCCAAACAG ATGGGATATAATATGAATGACCTTAGAAACAAAAGTTTATATGAcagagttaataaattattggtaTCATACGAGTGGAGTGATTGCAGCTTCTCTGTACATGGCAAAAATTTTAAAGctcacaaattaatattatgtatcagTAGTCCTGTTTTTGAGGCGATGTTTTACGGACCTTTATCCACAAACGAAGTAATAACCATTACGGACATAGAACCGAATATATTTCAGctgttattgaattatatttacacaGACAAAGTTGACATACATTCCATAGAGGAATCATATGATCTAATGTATGTCTCGAGGAAATATATGTTAGAGTATCTTACAGAAATTTGCATTGCATATATTGAATCAAATATAAGTATTGATAATGTTATTCCTGTTTTAAACTACCCTGATCACATGCAAGACAATCAACTCGTCTCAACAGCACTAAAACTATTTTGTCAACATGCAGACTATctgttaaaagaaaataaaagttcCATTACTTCCACATGTATGCAAAAAATTCTCAGatgtaatgaaattaatatattagaaaaagatCTGATTAAGGGTGTCTTTGAATGGACATCATATTACTGTGAacagaatgaaattaaaaataatattcaaaatcgaAGAGAACTATTGataaagaatgatttattgaagcTATTGAGATTTAATACACTGACATTAAATGAATTCAATGAAATAACAGTGAGTAAAGATAACCTTCTATTAAAATGTGAAGAAGAACAAATGAAACTGCAAATGGAAACTGAAAAAATGAATAACAGAGTCCTAAGTATCACAGATAACAAATTCTTACCAAGAAAGACTTTAAAACAGCAATGGTGTCTTTGTCATCGCCCTCCATTAAGATCTGAATCTCCTTTAATAGTAgatttaacaaactatacaaTACACACAAAAGTAAAAGCTAATAAGTctacatttattaatactttaagtGTACATTCTAGAATGGCTCCAGTGGTCAGCTATTGTAATaatcttacaaatatttatcatgaaCAATTCACAACCTTAGTCACATGCGAAGAAGacaatagtattataaaaaaaatatactttgataGTAATGTGGAACATGACTTCAACATTGATATTGAATTTGATGAacctatgttaataaaaaaagactgctggtataaaataagttttatatggCCTCACCAAGACACCTTCTACTCCTATCAATATGGTGTGCAAAGTAGAGCTCCATGTTATAACaatggtaaaataaaatttgaatttaatgatGTTTTGAGAATTTCTGATCATGGAGGAAGCTTTCTCAGaggtttaaaattttgtatgtaa
- the LOC113394543 gene encoding BTB/POZ domain-containing protein 3-like isoform X2, whose amino-acid sequence MGYNMNDLRNKSLYDRVNKLLVSYEWSDCSFSVHGKNFKAHKLILCISSPVFEAMFYGPLSTNEVITITDIEPNIFQLLLNYIYTDKVDIHSIEESYDLMYVSRKYMLEYLTEICIAYIESNISIDNVIPVLNYPDHMQDNQLVSTALKLFCQHADYLLKENKSSITSTCMQKILRCNEINILEKDLIKGVFEWTSYYCEQNEIKNNIQNRRELLIKNDLLKLLRFNTLTLNEFNEITVSKDNLLLKCEEEQMKLQMETEKMNNRVLSITDNKFLPRKTLKQQWCLCHRPPLRSESPLIVDLTNYTIHTKVKANKSTFINTLSVHSRMAPVVSYCNNLTNIYHEQFTTLVTCEEDNSIIKKIYFDSNVEHDFNIDIEFDEPMLIKKDCWYKISFIWPHQDTFYSYQYGVQSRAPCYNNGKIKFEFNDVLRISDHGGSFLRGLKFCM is encoded by the coding sequence ATGGGATATAATATGAATGACCTTAGAAACAAAAGTTTATATGAcagagttaataaattattggtaTCATACGAGTGGAGTGATTGCAGCTTCTCTGTACATGGCAAAAATTTTAAAGctcacaaattaatattatgtatcagTAGTCCTGTTTTTGAGGCGATGTTTTACGGACCTTTATCCACAAACGAAGTAATAACCATTACGGACATAGAACCGAATATATTTCAGctgttattgaattatatttacacaGACAAAGTTGACATACATTCCATAGAGGAATCATATGATCTAATGTATGTCTCGAGGAAATATATGTTAGAGTATCTTACAGAAATTTGCATTGCATATATTGAATCAAATATAAGTATTGATAATGTTATTCCTGTTTTAAACTACCCTGATCACATGCAAGACAATCAACTCGTCTCAACAGCACTAAAACTATTTTGTCAACATGCAGACTATctgttaaaagaaaataaaagttcCATTACTTCCACATGTATGCAAAAAATTCTCAGatgtaatgaaattaatatattagaaaaagatCTGATTAAGGGTGTCTTTGAATGGACATCATATTACTGTGAacagaatgaaattaaaaataatattcaaaatcgaAGAGAACTATTGataaagaatgatttattgaagcTATTGAGATTTAATACACTGACATTAAATGAATTCAATGAAATAACAGTGAGTAAAGATAACCTTCTATTAAAATGTGAAGAAGAACAAATGAAACTGCAAATGGAAACTGAAAAAATGAATAACAGAGTCCTAAGTATCACAGATAACAAATTCTTACCAAGAAAGACTTTAAAACAGCAATGGTGTCTTTGTCATCGCCCTCCATTAAGATCTGAATCTCCTTTAATAGTAgatttaacaaactatacaaTACACACAAAAGTAAAAGCTAATAAGTctacatttattaatactttaagtGTACATTCTAGAATGGCTCCAGTGGTCAGCTATTGTAATaatcttacaaatatttatcatgaaCAATTCACAACCTTAGTCACATGCGAAGAAGacaatagtattataaaaaaaatatactttgataGTAATGTGGAACATGACTTCAACATTGATATTGAATTTGATGAacctatgttaataaaaaaagactgctggtataaaataagttttatatggCCTCACCAAGACACCTTCTACTCCTATCAATATGGTGTGCAAAGTAGAGCTCCATGTTATAACaatggtaaaataaaatttgaatttaatgatGTTTTGAGAATTTCTGATCATGGAGGAAGCTTTCTCAGaggtttaaaattttgtatgtaa
- the LOC113394540 gene encoding spermine oxidase-like: protein MKSLRVKHLWAKDWKILFTEYLEMKCCRNLSKAVSAAGQQQCILDSCSIGSSCQEPRVIIIGAGMAGLSAAHRLTQCGIRNFLVLEAKERPGGRIHSCWLGDAIIEMGAEWIYGACLPNSIYTLASQDRLLQTPLPRLDSTKGLFCTSEGRAIDLPVTITAYHTFRQIEQQAANLFRLGCERQHGTLLNFVGLRIQQELHNFPEDQRYDAARVMFGLTNILRNKCGDDLSLVSADQYGSYIELPGGSVRVPLGYVGVIAPLLRGLPDNSVRYNKAVNVIRWGQGQTGPGRVLVKCCDGEELTADYVIITVSLGCLKCQADKLFAPPLPVCKLDAICNLGYGLSNKVFMEYAEPYWVCHEGNLKLAWSAEELQCRCDWTRGVCAVDEMPGSKHVLCAWISGQEAAMMESLAENDVAEGLTCLLRKFTGNPCLPYPQMLLRSRWALDPHFCGSYSYMSCCSTVSQQCELGTPIPGPCDSQPPILLFAGEATVPGHFGTAHGARLSGVREAERIILLTKKFEGPPR from the exons ATGAAATCGTTACGTGTAAAACATTTATGGGCTAAAGATTGGAAAATACTGTTTACGGAATATTTAGAGATGAAATGTTGTAGAAATTTAAGTAAAGCTGTCAGCGCAGCGGGGCAGCAGCAATGTATTTTGGATTCTTGCAGTATCGGTTCATCCTGTCAAGAACCTCGCGTTATAATCATAGGGGCTGGCATGGCGGGTTTATCAGCAGCGCACCGGCTTACCCAATGTGGAATTAGAAATTTTCTTGTTTTGGAAGCTAAGGAaag gcCAGGAGGAAGAATTCATTCTTGTTGGTTGGGAGACGCAATTATTGAAATGGGTGCTGAATGGATCTATGGAGCTTGCTTGCCTAACTCCATATATACATTAGCGTCGCAAGACAGGCTATTGCAGACACCTTTGCCCCGTTTAGATTCAACAAAAGGCTTATTTTGCACAAGTGAGGGACGCGCCATAGACTTGCCAGTGACAATAACAGCATACCACACATTTAGACAAATAGAACAGCAGGCTGCAAATTTATTTCGTTTGGGTTGTGAAAGACAACATGGAACATTACTAAATTTTGTAGGTTTACGAATACAACAAGAGTTGCATAATTTTCCTGAAGATCAACGATATGACGCCGCTAGAGTTATGTTTGGCCTAACGaatatattaagaaacaaaTGTGGTGATGATTTATCTCTTGTTAGTGCTGACCAATACGGTAGCTATATTGAACTCCCGGGTGGAAGCGTGCGAGTTCCGTTGGGATATGTCGGGGTAATAGCTCCTTTACTTCGAGGTTTACCCGATAATAGCGTTCGTTATAATAAAGCAGTAAACGTTATACGTTGGGGCCAGGGTCAAACAGGTCCAGGCCGAGTTTTAGTCAAATGTTGCGATGGCGAAGAATTAACCGCcgattatgtaattattactgTCTCCTTGGGATGCCTGAAATGTCAAGCCGATAAACTTTTTGCTCCACCTCTTCCCGTGTGTAAATTAGATGCAATTTGTAATCTAGGCTACGGTCttagcaataaagtatttatggaATATGCAGAGCCCTATTGGGTTTGTCATGAAGGTAATTTAAAACTCGCATGGTCTGCCGAAGAACTGCAATGCAGATGTGACTGGACTAGAGGTGTGTGTGCCGTTGATGAAATGCCAGGCAGTAAACACGTTCTATGTGCTTGGATATCGGGGCAAGAAGCTGCGATGATGGAATCCTTAGCAGAAAATGATGTTGCTGAAGGATTGACATGTCTATTACGTAAATTCACGGGTAACCCGTGTCTACCATATCCTCAAATGTTATTACGATCGCGATGGGCATTGGATCCACATTTTTGTGGATCGTATTCATATATGAGTTGTTGTTCAACTGTTAGCCAACAATGTGAACTAGGTACTCCGATACCAGGCCCTTGTGATTCCCAACCGCCTATTCTTTTATTTGCTGGTGAAGCAACTGTACCTGGTCATTTTGGTACAGCCCACGGCGCTAGATTAAGTGGTGTCCGCGAAGCCGAACGGATCATACTATTGACTAAAAAATTCGAAGGTCCTCCGCGTTAG